The window ATATCCGGCTACGGCAGTTGCAGCCGAAGATTCGACAGTCGGAATTATTAAGAATGCTGATCTTGAAAAGTTGGTGTTAGCCAACAACCTTTTAGCGCTTGAACTGATAAAGGCCTTAAGCCAGCGGCTATTATATGCCCAGCAGAAGATTAAAAACCTAGCGCTTAATGATGTTATGGCTAGGACGGCCGAAGTCCTGCTGCGCTTAGGAAATGAACAGGGACGGTCTAATGCCGGCCGCATCGAAATAATGCTTGATTTATCGCGGCAGGATTTAGCAAGTTTGGTTGGAACTACGCGCGAGACAGTGACAAGAACGCTGACGGCTATGAGAAAGGACGGCTTGATTGATTTTGCCGGTAATAGGGTGGTATTGATAAAACCAGATCAGCTGCTGCGGCTGATACCATAAGGAGAATTAAAAATCCCGGCGCATTCGCGCCGGGATTTTTTCTAACCGAGGATCGCTTTCAAATCATCATCAGGAGTTGTGATTAATTGCAGGCCGTATTTCTCATTTAGAACATTAAGGACATTAGGGGTCAAGAAGGCCGGTGCAGTCGGGCCGAGACGCATGTTCTTGATGCCGAGATGCAAGAGCGACAGTAAGATTGCAACTGCTTTTTGCTCGTACCAGGACAGGATTATGGATAGCGGCAGATCATTAACCTCACATTTAAAGGCTTGAGCTAAAGCAACGGCTACTTGGATTCCGGAGTAAGCGTTGTTACACTGACCGAGGTCTAAGAGGCGCGGAATGCCGTCAATGTCGCCGAAGTCAAGGTGATTGAAACGATATTTACCGCAGGCAACTGTTAGGATTATACAGTCTTTTGGTACTTTTTTAGCCAATTCAGTATAGTAGTTACGGCCTGGCTTAGCGCCGTCGCAGCCGCCAATCAGGAAGAAACGCTTAATTTTTCCAGCTTTTACAGCCTCAACAACTTTGTCAGCCAAGCTTAAGATTACATTGTGGTGGAAACCGGTTGTAAGGGTATGTTCGCCTTCTTTATCGGGCAGTGCAGGCAGCTCCAGAGCTTTGGCGATTACAGCTGAGAAGTCGCGGCCTTCAATATGCTGTCCGCCTTCAATGCCGGTTACGCTGCGGGTAAAGATGCGATCTTTATATGGTGAGTTTTCAAGGACAGGCATTACACAGTTAGTAGTAATGACAATTGCGCCAGGGAACTCAGCAAATTCTTTGCGTTGATTCTGCCAAGCAGTACCCCAATTACCAACAAGGTGCGGATATTTTTTAAGCTCAGGGTAGGCATGAGCCGGCAGCATTTCGCCATGAGTATAGATATTTATGCCTTTACCTTCAGTCTGTTTTAACAGCTCTTCGAGATCTAAGAAATCATGACCGGTGATAAGTATCCCATGACCGGCTTTCGAGCCAGTAGCTACTTGGGCCGGTACGGGAGAACCATAACGGTCAACAATTGCTTTATCAAGGAGTTCCATGACACGCAGGTTAATCTCGCCACATTTTAAAACCATTTCAAGATGGCGGTCAAGGCTAAAGTTTACATTTGTTAAAGTAAAGAAGAGGGCATCATGCATGAAAGCGTCGACTTGTTCGTCGCGCGCGCCTAATTCGCGGGCATGATGAGCGTACGCGGCAATTCCTTTGAGGCCAAAGATCAAAGTATCCTGCAACGCAGCAATATCCTGATTTTTACCGCACACGCCAACCTTAGTACAGCCGGTACCGCCGGCAGTTTGTTCACATTGATAGCAAAACATTTTGTATCCCCCTTTAACTTGTGTTGTTAAGCTCATTATAACGCTATACGTTAAAGCATGATGTGATATGTGTCACACTGCGGAATTTTTTGTCGTTGGATTTGAAATGACGATATCAACTGTATCACCATCTTTTATTAGAGCGGTATATTCAGCCGGCTGACCATTAAGGAGAATATCAACTGAGGTTCCGGGCGGCAAATTGCAGGGGTTAAATTCAGCTATCAAAAGAACATCGGTTACCATCGGATTTGGCTGTTCAATGCAGGAGTATTCGATAAAACTGCCGGGTGTTGGTGTATTGTTCAAATCGGCTAATTTATTGTTGACGATAAAGGTATGTCGATGAGTAGGAACTCGGCACTTTGTACCATTAAAAATGACATTAACAGCCGTTTCAGCAGCCTCTTTAATGCCGAAGATTTCTTTAAGAGTCGGTGGGCGGCCTTTGATTATTTGGATGATGTCTCCATCGGAGATTGTGCTGTCAGTTTTGGCTAGTTTGGCATTTAATGTTAAGTTCGGCCAAACGGCAAAGCTGCGTTCGGTATTGTTGACATGATATTTATAGTACTCTGGTTTAATTTCATTGCCGGTTAGCGTCAGAATTTCTCGTAAAGTATTTGGCATCAGACAGTCAACCTGATCCCGGTCGGCAAGTTTGGTATCGGCTGAAACCGTATTGCCGTTAACTTTAATAATAGGGGAGATTTCATAGCTTTGGTTATTGATTATTACAGTAATAGGCGTTGGAATGGTGACGGCCTCGTGTACAGTCGGGGTCGGGCTTGCGCCGTCAATTCCCTTAGTTACGGTTATATCGTCGTTTTCATTGATGCGGTCCGTAAAGGCTGCCGGAGCGCCGTTTAAATGAATACAACCGGGTTTGCCATGGGTACCGGGTATAAACTTGGTTTTGCCGTTTACCGTAATTGTTAGTCCCATTCCGGGCCGGCCTTGTAGGTTGCGGATATTGATGCCTGCAGCGAGCAGGGCGTCGGCTACCGTCAGTTGACCTAGGTTAAAGAGATGCAGTGCTCGGCCGTTCAAGGTGACATTAACAAAATTAAGTGTTTTACTGCTGGCGAGTTTTAAAATTCCTAGAGGGGTAACGCCATCAGGGGCCATGAGCTGCGGTGGGATGTTTTCGATACCTTCGATACTGTCGGGGCGGCGGACAGCGATTCTTGTCACCGGAATATCAAGCGCTTCGGCTAAGGCTTCAGGCAGCATTGGTGTAAGAGAACCTCCGCCGATCAGCAGTACGGCTTGGGGGGCATTTGCGTTTAGAGCAAAAATTTGGGCGGCTATGGCCTGAGCAAGTTCAGCCACGTTGGTTACAATTTCGCTGCAAATTTCCTTGGCGGTCATCTTTTGAGTGCAGCCTAAAATATCCTTGAACGAAACCTTTTTAGTTTTAGCACTGCTAAGTTGGCGCTTAACCTTTTCGGCTACGTTAAAATCCAAGAGATACTTTTTCGACAGAGCTTCGGTTATTTCATCGCCAGCGCAAGGTACCATACCATAGCCAACAATCAAACCGTCTCTGGTTATAGCGACATCGGAGGTGCCTGCGCCGACATCGACCAAGGCTATGTTTAGATGGCGCATAGTGGAAGGAATTAGGATGTTAATGGCGGCAATAGGCTCTAGAGTTAGGTTTGACATCTCAAGGCCGGTTTTCTCCAAAGCCGCCTGCAGTGAATCTATTACCTGGCGGGGCAAAAAGGTGGCAATAACTTTTACTCCTGCAGATTTGCCGCGTTGACCGACCAATGTTTTAAAGTTGGTTCCGTCTAAGGAAAAGTTAACTACGCTATAACCAACGCAATAGTAACTCGACGGGTCGTCTAGAGTATCCGAGGTAGCCAACTGGTGCTGGGCAGATTGAATGGCAGTCAGCTCGAGAGCTCGTTCGTCGTCAGCAGCAAGGAGGCCCTTGGCTGATACTTCGATTTCAGCGCTAGCTGCAATTGTGTACAAGGCGCGGCCAGCTGCCGCTACCGAAACTTTGGTGAGCGGTCCGGTTGATTGCTCAAGCCGCTCTTTGAGTGAGCTAAGGATGCCGGCTACTTCGGGCACATCATGAATTTGCCCGTCAAGCATGGCTCTGGTATGGTGCTCTAGGCGTTCTACCGTTGCAATCGATATGCTGTTTTCAAGTTGTTCACCGACTAGGCCGACAACGCTTCGGGTGCCGATGTCTAAGGCAAAAAGTAGTTTTTTTTCCATAATTACTCCTCTAGTAACAGGCTAAACAAAGATAGCACAACTAAGGTGCGCTTTGTTAAATAGCCCGGTTTTGCCTCTACAAAAAGAACTTTTATATTTAGCATAGATTGGCATTTTTTTAGATATTTCGCCATTTCTTTTCCATCTCCTTCGTTAAGCATGGTTATTATCATGTTGTGGACTGCATAAGATTTCAGTAAACCGGACTTTTGGCGAAAAGCTGTATATTTAAATCTGACATTTTGGTAAAATATACTTGATAACATTGAAGGAGAATTGCCTTGATTCATGTTGTAGTAGACAGTACGGCGCAAGTGTCGGCAGAAATGCTGGGGCGCCACGACAATCTTCATGTTGTACCACTAAAAGTAATTATCGGCAGCCAAGAGTGGCCCGAGAATCTTATGTCTAATTCTGAACTCTTCGCGCTGTCTAAGTCGAAAGGTGTTCACCCTAAGACTTCGCAGCCGTCCCCCGGTGATTTCATTAGTGTATTTGAGCCATTAATCGCGGCCGGTCACCAAGTTGTTGTCATAACGCTTTCCGGCGGACTGAGCGGTACTGTAGGGAGCGCGCAAGCGGCGGCCAATATGGTAGATGCTAAGAATATCAGCGTTGTAGATTCAGGAACGACAGCTATTGGAATGATACAAATGGCCAAGGCTGCTTTAGAAATGGCTGCCACCGGACACAACCTTGACGATATTGCAAGGCATTTAGCCCGGCTGGCCAGCTTAACCTATACAATGTTTGTTCCCAATACACTGGAGAATCTGCATAAAGGCGGGCGTATCGGCGGAGCGGCAGCTATGTTTGGTACCATATTGCAGATTAAGCCCTTATTATATTTAGCAGAAGGCAAAGTGGCGGTGCTTGATAAGGTGAGGACAAGGTCGCGGGCGGTTAGCCGTATGGTCGATGAATTAAAAAGACAGGAACGGTTAGCATATATTGGTGTAGGATATATTAATTGTCAAGATGAAGCTGAAGGAATAGCCAGACAGATTATGGAGCTATATCCCGGCACTCCGCTTGTCATGAGTGAACTTGGTTCGGTGTTAGGCACGCACCTCGGACCGGGGCTTATAGGTCTTATTTATCAGGTCAAGAACTAAAGCCGGAGCGCTATGCTAGTACACAGCATTGTGTTATTATGCAGGCCAGCTAGGAGGTATGCTAATGGTAGTAACAAGCGAACTCATATCAGGCAATGACTTTAAGCGGATGGTTATTGGTGCGTACAATACTTTTTTGCGCCAACATGAATATATTAATAGTTTAAATATATTTCCGGTGCCTGATGGTGATACCGGTACTAATATGCTCTTGACATTGGGCGCCGTGGCAAGGGCCCTAAAAGAAGCCCCGGATGGCGGTATCGGCGCGGTAGCCAAGCGGGCTGCTGACAGCGCTATTATGGGCGCCCGGGGTAACTCCGGCGTTATTCTTGCTCAAATTTTCCGGGGCATTGCCCGTGGTCTGGCAGGCAAGGAACAAGCAGTCTCTTCAGAAATCGGCAAGGCCTTTCAGTATGGAGTTCTTTACGCCTATCGGGCTGTGTCACGACCGGTTGAAGGCACTATCCTAACGGTTGCTAAAGGAATAGCCAAAGGGACGCGGCGGGCTGTACGGGAGAACCTTGCGTTTTCTGAAATTTTACAGCAGGCCATTACTGCCGGGGAAGAAGAACTGGCCAGAACGCCTGAATTACTGCCTGTCCTTAAATCAGCCGGTGTTGTTGACGCCGGGGGCAAGGGGCTTATTGTCTTTTTAATCGGCTGTCTGGAGGGACTTGACGGAACATATGCCGGACCAGAGGCTAATTTCGATGCTGCTCTGACCATGTTTAATGTACCGGCTGCATTTGATACCGTCCATCCCTATTGCACCGAGTTTATTGTTAAGCCATTTAATGTAACTGCCGCCGAAGTTCGCCAACAGCTTGAAGCAATGGGCGATTCGCTAGTCATAGCCGAAAGCGGCAATATGATCAAAATACATATTCACAGCGCCCACCCCGGTGCCGTTTTAGAATCAGCGGTAACATGGGGCACGCTGCATGATATTAAAATCGATAATATGGCTGATCAGCATCGCCATGTAATTACACCGATGCTTGCTAAAGAATCGCTAGCAGTGATCAGCGTTGCGCCGGGCGAGGGGCTAGAGGGGATTATGCGTCAGTTAGGCGCTAGCCTTGTTATTTCAGGCGGGCAGACTATGAATCCGCCGGTCGAGGATTTTATGGATGCCATTCATAGCGGTAACGCCGAGCGGTATATCCTGTTGCCGAATAATAAAAATATCATGTTAGCCTGTGAGCAGGTGAAAAAGCTGGTTGGCGACAGGGTCGAGATTGTCCCGTCTGCTAATGTGCCTCAGGGGTTAGCGGCTATTATGGCTTTTACGCCCGGTGATACCATCGAAAACAATGTTGCTAAGATGAAGCAGCGACTTGAGCTTGTCAACGCAGCAGCAGTAACTATTGCTGTGCGCGATAGTAAGGTAGATGAGCGCAAGATAAGAGCCGGGCGCTATATTGGAACAATTGGAAACCAAGTTATCGCCGATGCTGAGAATATCGAGGCAGCGCTCGCCGACACGGTGGCTGCAATTATTAAAGCTGATAGCGAAGTAATCAGTCTTTATTATGGAGCAGGTCTAGGCGACCAAACTGCTGAACTGCTAAAAGAAAAGCTAGCCGGAGCGTATCCTGACAAGGTTGTCGAATTGTACTACGGCGGCCAGCCACATTATCAATTTATAATTAGTGTCGAATAGTATATGAGGTGAGAATTGGCGTTCTGATTAACTGGTTGACTTTTCCGTAAAGTCATTATACAATGCTGTTATATGCATCTACAGGGAGTAGTTAGCAAGACAATGTCAACATTCGCGGCGGTTTCGCCTGGCATTGTCATTGACATAGCTGT is drawn from Veillonellaceae bacterium and contains these coding sequences:
- a CDS encoding Crp/Fnr family transcriptional regulator translates to MGIGENMAKENICFSYLKNIPIFAGLPDSLLQQIHEVTTERCYRKGVVVFFEGDNGEGFYYIKTGKIKILKMTDDGREHIIKILGPGDLFAEVLLFNSRQYPATAVAAEDSTVGIIKNADLEKLVLANNLLALELIKALSQRLLYAQQKIKNLALNDVMARTAEVLLRLGNEQGRSNAGRIEIMLDLSRQDLASLVGTTRETVTRTLTAMRKDGLIDFAGNRVVLIKPDQLLRLIP
- the hcp gene encoding hydroxylamine reductase, which codes for MFCYQCEQTAGGTGCTKVGVCGKNQDIAALQDTLIFGLKGIAAYAHHARELGARDEQVDAFMHDALFFTLTNVNFSLDRHLEMVLKCGEINLRVMELLDKAIVDRYGSPVPAQVATGSKAGHGILITGHDFLDLEELLKQTEGKGINIYTHGEMLPAHAYPELKKYPHLVGNWGTAWQNQRKEFAEFPGAIVITTNCVMPVLENSPYKDRIFTRSVTGIEGGQHIEGRDFSAVIAKALELPALPDKEGEHTLTTGFHHNVILSLADKVVEAVKAGKIKRFFLIGGCDGAKPGRNYYTELAKKVPKDCIILTVACGKYRFNHLDFGDIDGIPRLLDLGQCNNAYSGIQVAVALAQAFKCEVNDLPLSIILSWYEQKAVAILLSLLHLGIKNMRLGPTAPAFLTPNVLNVLNEKYGLQLITTPDDDLKAILG
- a CDS encoding cell division protein produces the protein MEKKLLFALDIGTRSVVGLVGEQLENSISIATVERLEHHTRAMLDGQIHDVPEVAGILSSLKERLEQSTGPLTKVSVAAAGRALYTIAASAEIEVSAKGLLAADDERALELTAIQSAQHQLATSDTLDDPSSYYCVGYSVVNFSLDGTNFKTLVGQRGKSAGVKVIATFLPRQVIDSLQAALEKTGLEMSNLTLEPIAAINILIPSTMRHLNIALVDVGAGTSDVAITRDGLIVGYGMVPCAGDEITEALSKKYLLDFNVAEKVKRQLSSAKTKKVSFKDILGCTQKMTAKEICSEIVTNVAELAQAIAAQIFALNANAPQAVLLIGGGSLTPMLPEALAEALDIPVTRIAVRRPDSIEGIENIPPQLMAPDGVTPLGILKLASSKTLNFVNVTLNGRALHLFNLGQLTVADALLAAGINIRNLQGRPGMGLTITVNGKTKFIPGTHGKPGCIHLNGAPAAFTDRINENDDITVTKGIDGASPTPTVHEAVTIPTPITVIINNQSYEISPIIKVNGNTVSADTKLADRDQVDCLMPNTLREILTLTGNEIKPEYYKYHVNNTERSFAVWPNLTLNAKLAKTDSTISDGDIIQIIKGRPPTLKEIFGIKEAAETAVNVIFNGTKCRVPTHRHTFIVNNKLADLNNTPTPGSFIEYSCIEQPNPMVTDVLLIAEFNPCNLPPGTSVDILLNGQPAEYTALIKDGDTVDIVISNPTTKNSAV
- a CDS encoding DegV family protein, yielding MALIHVVVDSTAQVSAEMLGRHDNLHVVPLKVIIGSQEWPENLMSNSELFALSKSKGVHPKTSQPSPGDFISVFEPLIAAGHQVVVITLSGGLSGTVGSAQAAANMVDAKNISVVDSGTTAIGMIQMAKAALEMAATGHNLDDIARHLARLASLTYTMFVPNTLENLHKGGRIGGAAAMFGTILQIKPLLYLAEGKVAVLDKVRTRSRAVSRMVDELKRQERLAYIGVGYINCQDEAEGIARQIMELYPGTPLVMSELGSVLGTHLGPGLIGLIYQVKN
- a CDS encoding DAK2 domain-containing protein; amino-acid sequence: MVVTSELISGNDFKRMVIGAYNTFLRQHEYINSLNIFPVPDGDTGTNMLLTLGAVARALKEAPDGGIGAVAKRAADSAIMGARGNSGVILAQIFRGIARGLAGKEQAVSSEIGKAFQYGVLYAYRAVSRPVEGTILTVAKGIAKGTRRAVRENLAFSEILQQAITAGEEELARTPELLPVLKSAGVVDAGGKGLIVFLIGCLEGLDGTYAGPEANFDAALTMFNVPAAFDTVHPYCTEFIVKPFNVTAAEVRQQLEAMGDSLVIAESGNMIKIHIHSAHPGAVLESAVTWGTLHDIKIDNMADQHRHVITPMLAKESLAVISVAPGEGLEGIMRQLGASLVISGGQTMNPPVEDFMDAIHSGNAERYILLPNNKNIMLACEQVKKLVGDRVEIVPSANVPQGLAAIMAFTPGDTIENNVAKMKQRLELVNAAAVTIAVRDSKVDERKIRAGRYIGTIGNQVIADAENIEAALADTVAAIIKADSEVISLYYGAGLGDQTAELLKEKLAGAYPDKVVELYYGGQPHYQFIISVE